Proteins from one Dermacentor variabilis isolate Ectoservices chromosome 1, ASM5094787v1, whole genome shotgun sequence genomic window:
- the LOC142563217 gene encoding uncharacterized protein LOC142563217, which produces MAHLDKLSTKELEDILCQLCTDENIKVAASGDDDAKKNLAKSAGSAIGGKMLNKLGGFGSMFGGGSKDGKDSKDSGSSGKEAEMRPAADVIRELPEKEKDNLADTIQSTISKFGDFKDPQALLKLITENAMVKQLITSAVKNFLGNFLKNAGGGAA; this is translated from the exons ATGGCTCATCTGGACAAGCTGAGTACTAAGGAGTTGGAGGACATCCTCTGCCAGCTCTGTACCGATGAGAACATCAAAGTTGCTGCCTCTGGAGACGATGACGCCAAGAAGAACCTCGCGAAGAGCGCCGGTTCAGCTATCGGTGGCAAGATGCTCAACAAGCTGGGCGGATTTG GGAGCATGTTTGGTGGTGGGTCCAAGGATGGCAAGGACAGCAAGGACAGTGGCAGCAGTGGAAAGGAGGCGGAGATGCGCCCGGCTGCCGATGTGATCAGAGAGCTGCCCGAGAAGGAGAAGGACAACTTGGCTGACACCATCCAGAGCACCATCTCCAAATTTGGAGATTTCAAGGACCCACAGGCGCTGCTGAAGCTCATCACTGAGAATGCAATGGTCAAGCAGCTCATCACTAGCGCTGTCAAAAATTTCCTGGGCAACTTCCTCAAGAATGCTGGTGGAGGTGCTGCCTGA